In the Uranotaenia lowii strain MFRU-FL chromosome 1, ASM2978415v1, whole genome shotgun sequence genome, GACAGATAACGGACAAACGAAATGGCTGTCTTTTCACCGTCTCCGGTGATGAAACAACTATGCATTCGGACCGCTGGatttggaaatatttgaaattggcGAACGCGGTCAATGCAAACTAAGGCggaggaacaaattgacatcgaTATTCTGATTCGCTGCATTTAGAATGTTACCTCAAAGCGATTTTAATGTGTGTCATTTGAGTCTGAGGGATTTCAATGGCATGTAAATGGGAAAGGTTTCAACAGCTTCGCGTTCGCCAATTTTCGCGTTCACTATGTCATCGTCCTGATGATAGCGCAGGCGAGTGCGCTATTTTAGGCGAGATCTGAGTAATCCATAGCTAGCGAGAAAAGTTATCTACTTTTTACACCGATTATTCCACACATAATTAGCGAATATATAGCTGTCAAACTGGAAtgagatttttaataaccatacaAACTCTAAATTATCAGAATTAGAGGATTAAGTTAAACGTGagtgaaatcaaaataattgtGTTTGTTTTGTCTCCAACAGTCATCGATCCAAAGTTCGAACCATCCCCATCGTCGTCTCAAGTCATGAGAAAATCATGATACGTATGCAGCGCACGTAACCATGACTCAAACTAACACTACTAGAATTTGATTAGATGCTATCATATTTTACCCAAGtttcattgtttaaaaaaaattttacttaaaaaactaAGTGGAAGAAAGTTGGCAAGTTGGAGAAATGGCTGCAACTGCACAAAATTCAACTATGCAACGGACAATTTctcaattatttgaattttctgatttttctgattttttctgatCGAGGATCTTGAAACTTAATGTTGAGGATGTCGAATACAAAAAGATATCAAATTCATTATTAACATTGCTTTTAATAAATGGTTACATttgtaattcaaaaattaatctgCAACGATCAGTtattaaaaacttatatttCCATTCCATTCTAAATATTTGTAAACTGCAGAATGtgtaaagttttataaatttaagtgtgtgttttagattaaaaaaaaaagtcagcgtGTATCGTTTTGAGTATACTGAAGTGAGCGTGCACTGAGAGTGGCGACTCCAAGCGGTCGCTAGTTTAGGGCGCTTCCCGACAAGCCTCATTAGCTTAACAAAATGGGTTTATACATTTTGCATCATTCATAAgaattttaaagacataaaaaaaaaacctatttttagaatgaaagttttgaatgaaaGATTGGGATGCATGTGAAATGAGACCATCGATTTGAAGTTAGAAGTTAGCATATACATAGATCGAGTTAGTTCTGAAATAATCTGTTTAATTTgcattatgtatgtatgtatttaaaCATCATTTTATATCAATCGTATTCATTTACGATTTGAAATACTCTTTAAGAATActcttatataaaatttaattaataattttttgaagaattttgctTTGTCAGTCTTGTGTCTGTTAATTTTTACAAGAAATCAGCCTCGCTGCAATAATTTAACAATCTTTACTACAGCGCCACTGTTCTTTAGAAATCCTTCACTACCGCCACCTGTTGGGTGCTAGCAATATGTGCTGCCATCTGGAAATGGTTTCGAAACTCCGCATTCACgcagaaaatgaaataatcaGTTCGCTAGGTGAAAACTTAgcgaaaagaacaaaaaaaaaattacaaaaataaataaaaatccgtAAGCACTTTTGGCACaaaattatgctttaaaaactattcttaattgaaaactttttgcaaattttccagTACTACTTAATCTGAGCGGTTTCCtctaacattaatttttaaatattcgtcactttaacaaaatgtgtgttcaatggaagttagtcgaaacaggttgaaataggtcgaaacaagtaggaatggattttgacagttggtaatctgtctctttccgattgacttcgatcgatttcaaccAGTTCAACCAATTTCGTCCGTTGAACATACTTACACGACACCAATACTAATGCGTGTTTTGTGCGTTTTGCACACGAATTTCTAGACAGACCGAAACAGATCACAGGAAAATTTAGACGCGTTTCTTAACGGGCTGAAAACAAGCTTATATGGATTCCGGTCAACAATAAGAGTATTATgaccttttattattttcctacacacaaaactttcgagaccggaatttagcaaaattttactcaaattttaccagctagaaatttagcaatcaaattagcaatttttattaattaaaattttagcaaactagaaaaaaagtaagccgccgcaatttttactcaattttctagcaaaaaccggtGGAAAAGATTACGGGGGTattaaaaatcattgttttttttttgtttacaataaTGGGGAACATCTGATTATAAAATAGAACGAACAAATTCTTTATcttcatttatttgaattttttttatacattttaaagtAACTTAATACTGAGCCCGTAAAAACTGAGTTCCGGGGTTGTTCCTGTTAGAATATGTGCTACTGTGTACCCCTTGTCGCTAAAATAATGTTAGCGTGTTCGTCTCGTTTGGCTACACTGTCGTGCGCCAACAGACGGTTTAGTTCTAAGTTAGCTTTTCTCCGATTAAACGTATTTACACCAGTCGCGTGCGTTTTATTTCCCCGGGATAAAACCAGTTTCCATCAAGTCACTTTCCGTACGGCCATCGCCGATTCCGCTGCGAACCTGTCCACCTCGGAATCTATCAGTTCCGaatgccggattttttttttttttttttttgccgggaTGTTGAATTTTATTGCTAGCTCATTTTCTTCACCGGACTTTTGCATAAATCCAGATGTTTTCAACATCGATCAACAAATTCGCGTCCTTTCTGTTGATTATccgccagcagcagcagcctggTGAGAAAAAATGAAACGTTAGAAGCCGGATTTTCCATAGTCAAATCGGTTCTTACCTTTGCGCTCCCGGCGGCAATTTATGAACAAGCAGTGAATCCGTTTCCTTAACTGTACTATACTTTAACTATAATCAAAAACAAAGACGACGTTTTAGTATCAATAGCACAGGAATAATTGCAGCACCGACTCGAAACACACAgaaccaaccccctggcaacttgacagttcggTCGAGTTTCGTGTGTCTGTttcaaaatcgcagatgtcgcatgtgtgccgcttgtttacatacttttcgagTCATGCATATGGAAAGGGCACACAAATAAATGTGGTgcgaatcaggcaaattcattACTTTCGaatcaataaaaacaaagttttaacCGAAATGGTTAATCTTATTCAATATTCTACCGATTTATTCGTTGTGTAGGAacagtttttctataaaatggcAAAAGTTCTGCTATAATGtgattgttttttcattttaaaatgttcaaatgcATCGCAGTTTATGGCAATCACTTAATGATTGATGCGGTAATGttgtattttacatttattgtgcTTGAGTGTCTTCAACAGTTTCAGTGGAAGGTAAACGTGTCCCAAAAAACTGCCGAATATCAGTAATTTATTTAAACCAGTCCCGAACTTTTATACCTTATGCAGGACACACAAATTAACGCTCTACTCGTTTCTTggacaaaacttttgaaaacagattcacttcacataaaatatagcaaaaagttccaaattcaaaacttttttttagtaattgaaTGAGTAacagaaaacatatttcaatatggGTCCTTCCGACATGTGAAGTAgctcgattttcgatttgacagaaccagagaaccagaaaaaaatggcacacgcgatttgtatgggaaacgtcaagttgccagggggttgcaCAGAACCGACTGCCGACTGAATCCAAACATCCAGAGCATGAATGATGAggcgaaaacgaaacaaaaactcCGCGGACGTCGCTCTCTGTCTGACACACAcgctgcatgtgtgttagtgtggtagaaaagaatcctgctttcgagctggataggtttcgactagtttcgatcgatttcaacttgctccgttgaacaacgaccagacctgtttcgaccaaaacatgagcccattgaacaacgaccacttgacagaaactagtcgaaaccaatcgctacttacgattgaacgaagctaaaaataacaaatataaagTACAAAGTTTAAGAAACTTCTCAAAATTGACCAACAATttgaaagtttaataaaatttaaaaacaatcaatgGCTTGATTTAACACATTAGTAACGGATGAGATGAATGATTAATTGTGTTTAATTATATTCCATCCTGTACATATTTATATAAGAGTGTTCTTTTGCTGCACCTCTTTCAAGATGACATCGACCATGGTTGTTTATTTCGGAAACTTCAAAACCGGCTGTTTACTTTTGCTTTTTCGCGACAAACGGTATCACATAACAGTTTTCGGTTTCCTCGAGTTCCGAAGTTTTTCGGAGTTTTAATGCAATCCTGCATTTCTGAGTTTttgtatttattgaaaatagtCTACAGTTTTAATGCTGTATTTAAGAATTATCAGTAGGTAATATAACAGAAAATAAAAGACTTTTGCATTGATTTTCCTTCACTGAAAATTATTTAACCTATTCTGCCAAAATCTTCCGCTTAAACTTGTCGTTAAAAATCTTCGATAATGTTTAATATTTGGTACTATCTTGATCTAAGGGTTTTGGCTAATGGAACCAGTCACCGGATGTTTCTGCCCCATTTACGGGATAGCAGCGCAATTGCGTTCGAATCCAAAAACTATACAAAAAGATATCTCACCACCACCGCCCTTAATTTCAAACGACGAAAAACGGCAGAGGAAAaggtaaaaagttttaataatttcaagtttatgcacaACATTATTGATTATTCTTTCTTCCAGAAAGCCCCTCGTGTGATTGAGTTTTCCCCCAAGAAAAAGAACTCATCACAGAACGGCGAAGTGGTAGACGTATGGCGCAACATGACCGTTGCCGATTTGGCCAAAACAAGTTCCTTAAGCTTGGAACACATCCAGGAGGTTATGCTCTACGTCAAGGGAGCCGGAAGCATTGAACCGAAGGCTCGGTTAGAAGATCAGAAAATCGTCAAAGAAATTCTAAGCAAATGCGGACTTCGGATGAAGATCGTGGCCCAGCCGGAACGAAGTGTCATCGAAGAGGAAGCCAAAGACAAAGACGTTGTGCCTAGACCTCCGCCGTTGGAGGAAAACTTAAAACAACGACCTCCGGTGGTGACAGTCATGGGTCATGTCGATCATGGCAAAACCACTCTTCTGGATTCGTTGCGAGGAGCTTCGGTTGCGGCAAGTGAAGCCGGAGGAATTACTCAGCACATCGGAGCATTCACTGTTGAGTTAGATAACGGAGAGAAGGTTACGTTCTTGGACACTCCAGGACACGCTGCGTTCAGTGCCATGCGAGCCAGGGGAGCCAATTTGACGGATATTATTGTGCTGGTGGTGGCTGCCGACGATGGAGTTATGGAACAAACGAAAGAGGTTTTGCAACTTGCTAAGGAGGCAAAAGTTCCTATAATTGTGGccattaataaaattgacaaaccgGGCTCTAACTCCGATCGAGTACGAAAGGAACTGGCCCAGCATGGGTTGGCCCTGGAAGGCAGCGGGGGAGACACAATCGCCGTAGAGGTGTCCGCTTTAAAGGTAAATTAAGATTTCTCATGTTACCAAAATAATGTCCGTATAAATCTTGATTAATTTGTAGGGTCTTCATTTAGAGGAGCTCACGGAAGCCGTTAGCACCCAGGCCACCTTGATGGATCTCCGGGGAGAATATGTTGGTCTCATGGAGGGTGTGGTCGTCGAATCCAAAGTCGACAGCCACCGAGGGAAACTTTCGACGGCCATCGTCACTCGGGGAACGCTGAAAAAAGGCAGCGTGCTAGTCAGTGGATTGGCATGGGCCAAAGTGAGGGGTCTGTTCGACCATGCTGGTCACCCTGTATCGGAAATTACACCCGGTATGCCAGTGGAGATTCTGGGTTGGCGAGAACTTCCTTCAGCCGGCGATATCATACTGGAAGTGGACTCGGAACGGACTGCCCATTCCGTGATGCGTTGGAGGGAAGCGAAATCCATGTTGGAAAAAGCTGAAGGTGAAAAGGATGCAATCACTTTGAAGCAAATGGAACACGACGAAAAGTACAAAGCCGAAAGGGAACAGCAGCGACTTGCTGGATTTTATCGTCGACGCCACAAAGGTCCAAAACCTAAGGAATCGGGACCGGAAGATCCAACGCCTAAGGTGAACGTCATAATCAAGGGTGATGTTCATGGATCGGTAGAAGCCATACTCGATGTTTTGGATACCTACGATGGCAGTGCACATTGCCGTTTAAATGTTGTCCATTACGGAGTGGGCGATGTAATACAAAGTGATCTAGAAATGGCACGACTCTTCAACGCTGTTATATATGCGTTTTCCGTAAAGACACCAAATCCAGCACCGAAAGACGTTGGTATTCGCCCGGTTAATATAATCTATCGGTTAGTGGATGATTTGAAGAAAGAGATAAATACGAAACTGCCTCTCGTAGACGTAGAAGAGCAATTAGGGGAGGCCAACGTACTGCAGCTGTTTGACATAAACGAAGGAAGGAAAAAGGTGACAGTGCTCGGGTGTCGATGCACCAAAGGAGTGCTCAAAAAGGCATCCAAATTCAAGTTGGTTCGAGCTGGAGAAACGCTGGCCGAAGCCATCGAACTGGATTCGATGAGACACCTGAAAAACGAAGTCGATGCCATCAAGAAGGATGTTGAGTGTGGGCTGAGGCTAGCCGATCAAGACATTGCCGTTAAAGCAGGGGACACATTGGTTTGCTACAAAATCAACCAAGAACCCCAGGAAACGGATTGGGATCCTGGATTCTAAAGGTGATGTTTGAGGGGTGAGTTATCAATTTACTAGCAAATATTAAAAGCTCTTGGGCGAAAAGTTATTTAgagctttttcgaattcgatgaCCAAtcctttgaattcttttttttcatgttcggaGATAGAAGAGCGTTAGAATTTTAGATACTATTaacaaaaatgtctcaaaaataacaaaaacgaaaaaattacaGAATAAAAAACTGAACTAGATAATCGCAAtaacttaaatgacaaaaaaatacaaaaaattcggatctaaatatttttttaaatattccaagATTTCACCAGAATTACCAAAAGACCAAATTgacttaaatttcaaaatgtctgaaaataaaaaaaaatccccaaacgactttaatgtcaaaaatgacaaaagttacaaaaatggcTACAATAACagagtgacaaaattgaaaaaaataataaaaaatgacacaaatgaaaaaaattcacaaaaatgccaaatgaacaaaaatgataaaaattaaaaaaatataataataaaaaaaaattgtaaaaatttaaaaaaaaatcataaaaaatgacaaaatccctttttttaattactaaaaaaaattattgaaaaatttaaaagcgatGAATACAAAGTGAAAGATTCCACTTTAAAGGTAGAAAATCTTGAGATGGATAGCCTTTATATTCCACAAGAATTAAGATACAAAATTAACCGCAATATGAAGTTGGCCTACATTCTGGCATGATTATTTTCCTATTTAATATCGTGTAGTTTATATTCGTCGAAACATCGATAGTTCGCTGGAACATCATCAACCAACAGAAATCAATCCAGTACCGAATGAACCAGTCTCCATCGGAAAGTAGAAATCTACTTTGTTCGATGTTTATTTAAGCTCCGAAAGCTGATGTTTTGATTGTAGGCACTCTCAGTCTGTAGAATCGATACCCCTGATGTTAATGTGTTCAGTGTACATATCTGTTACTGTCCAGCGTTTTCTCGGCgacaaaacaaaacttcaaaagcATCGATTACTATTGGACTGAGATATGTTCTGATACAATGGTTCTGACATTTTCGTTTTGCATTGCAGttgtttgaaaactatttaagaatttgaagaaaCGTGTAATGTTCGTGAAAATACTAAACGTATCTCCACATGATGGTGTGAATGTGATTTTACCCACCATGCAATCGAACGGTTTTCAGTCAGTTGGTTAAACGCACAACCAAAACATAATAAGACGCAAGATTGCTTGAGCTTTTAAAAACGAAAGATAAGTTATTGGGCGACCTCCCCGAAAGTGCAGAGATTGCCGCGCCATTCGGTTTCGTTGGCTGCAGCTCTCAGTTCGCCAACGAGTCTCATGGGCAGATGCAGCAGTCTCTTTATTACTGCACTTCCAACAGCATCATCGAGTTCAACCAAAACATACTTCCAACTCCAAAAACCCCAAAGTCCAACTCCAGATTAGGTTTCATGTTAGCAAGAACGTAAATTATACCGACGCTTAACGCTCATTCGTTCTGTTTCTGTTTggaagaaaaaacattttcccaGTACAACTACTTGACTCGGCGCTGATCTGCCCCAGGGTAGGCTGACTGATGGCTGGCTAGTCAGTCCCTCTCAATCTTTCCCCCCCTCCCGCTGGTTTCCATCCCGCGAAAAGGTGTGATGCAATAAAACTTTTCCCAGTGCATTTATTATTGTTCGGGCGTGGCGAGATGTTGCATATTTCATCTTTTGATTGTCGACCGTGGCGCGGTTAGCTTGAAAGTCAGAGCCGAATTGAAGTTGTTTTTTTGGCTTTAAGTTCTGCCGCAATTCagtttgatgattgatgatttcTGTGATACCAATTCGATTTCGAAAGCTGTTTCGTTATGTTTTGCCACCATCATacaaagaattttataaaaatcgttcTATATCTGCAATCGAtacataaatttctattttaaattattttttgtagatCATCAACGATTTTACTCCTCCAATGAAACCTCAAATTATAACCTTTACTCCATTCAGTATTCTTATTCATACCCGGATGGAGCATTTCATTCTTCAAAATAGTTTCTCGAAACTTTGAAAGTTTCTCTGAAATTTTGCTACTGCACAAATCTAATTGTGAACGATAATAACATGTTTTTGATAAAGAATTTGAATTAACACAAGCAGCATGTGCCCTTCTAATATTGATGTGTTCTTGTTATCCCTTTTCGAAGCATTTGTGCTGCGACATCGATGAAACGTGCTTAGgcatttttgacggtcgccatagacGAAGATACACTGAatataaactcttttttcattTCGAGGCGCCGTGTTTCCAAAAATCCCTACACTTGCTAATACTGATAGCAAGTGTAGGGATTTTTGGAAACACTTTCCTGTTTTTCTTTATGAAATTTGAGTATTCTCGACAACTTTTATTCatttcctttttaaaatttaatatttttctggGTACCAGATTCTTAATTCAAAtctatttcattcaaattcggCAATGAATAATATGttgaaggaaaaattgaaaagaattacAGGATCTGTGAAGCTCTAActtatttaagatttcaaaactcATAAGCTCAGTCAGATTCGCACTTTGAAATGTATTTAGGTATTTCTATTCttagttttgttaatttacttttttcactcatttcCGGTCAAATTTCCCTGTAAATCAATCCCAAGAAATGTAgtgttccaaataaaaaaaaaactacgccAGATTTATCACATCTTCTGAATCTAACCTTATCAGCGCACTTCAAGCATGGAAATCTATAATAAGGTAGTGGAAAATCTATTTTCCGAATCGATAACCTCGTCATCTCCCACCGAGCGAGACTGAGCTGAGCTGGCCCCTGTGAGAAGAAGCTCGATGGCAAGATCGTGCCGTGTCGTCGGTCCCATCATAACCATTCAGAAGCTCAGTCCTCAGTTCAGTTTTCTAAGGAGGGATCCCGCCGAAAACCATGCGGCCAGCCTGGCGAAGGTCCCTCACATGTGTGTATTGcatgttgttattttttgtcgctCATATTCCCATCAAAGGGCATAAAATATTCATTATGCTTATTATTGTTTTGCTTCGGCTGCTTCGGCGGCCTCTTCTCTATCGGAATCGGGCCCTGGGATATCATTTACATACGCTCTGGGTGTGATTTGTGTGTaagcgtgtgtgtgtgtgtgtgtatgtttgtTATGTTGCCCGTTTTGCTTACTGTTGTTGGAAGGAAGTTATTCTCCGCATATTGTCAGCATAAGAAGAAACATAAAATCCAGGCCAAAGCTGTAGCAACAAACCCGCGCACCATTCCAGATATTCCAGATTGCCACGCAGATTTATTTTTTCGGCGGGcgttttctgttgttgtttcAACTGACTTCCCGAAGTGTAGATAGGCACCTCTTCCAGTCAGTAGGAGTAAGTATCTGGTCTCAAGGGTTCTGCGAAAGCCGGGCATTAAGGAATAGTCCTCTCGGTACTACTCGGTAGTCATCGACAAGACAGTCGTGAGACGCCAGTTTAGGGTCTTTTgggatgttaatatttttttgtttttttttcttctactggGAATGACTAAAGACTTTATGACACCATTGAGTATAAGTATGACTCTTCGGTTATTTGGTTTGAATATTGTTTGAACACTCGAGAAGTAAGCCCTTTTTAAAGCGAATGAACTATGTTAATCATACTTATtttgtcttgaaaaaaaatgtgacacTTATTTTCGACTCATACTTGAATTTCATGATTTTGCTTCATTAATCAATTCAGTTgatctcaaaaatgacaaaaatgacaaaactgacgaaaatgacaaaactgacaaaaatgacaaaaatgacataaattacaaaaatgacaaaaataacaataatgacaataatgaaaaaaattactaaaatgacaaaaatgacaaaaattacaaaaatgacaaaaatgacaaaaatgacaaaaatgacaaaaatgacaaaaatgacaaaaatgacaaaaatgacaaaaatgacaaaaatgacaaaaatgacaaaaatgacaaaaatgacaataatgacaaaaatgacaaaaatgacaaaaatgacaaaaatgacaaaaatgacaaaaaagacaaaaatgacaaaaatgacaaaaatgacaaaaatgacaaaaatgacaaaaatgacaaaaatgacaaaaatgacaaaaatgacaaaaatgacaaaaattgcaaaaatgacaaaaatgacaaaaattacaaaaattacaaaaattacaaaaattacaaaaattacaaaaattacaaaaattacaaaaattacaaaaattacaaaaattacaaaaattacaaaaattaccaaaattaccaaaattaccaaaattaccaaaattaccagaatgaccaaaatgacaaaaatgaagaaaaaaaagagaaaaaatgaccaaaatgacaaaaatgacctaaatgaccaaaatgacaaaaacgaaaaaaagaaaaaaaatgacaaagatgacaaaagtgacaaaaatgacaaaaatgacaaaaatgacaaaaatgacaaaaatgacaaaaatgacaaaaatgacaaaaatgacaaaaatgacaaaaatgacaaaaatgacaaaaatgacaaaaatgacaaaaatgacaaaaatgacaaaaatgacaaaaatgacaaaaatgacaaaaatgacaaaaatgacaaaaatgacaaaaatgacaaaaatgacaaaaacgaccaaaatgacaaaaatgacaaaaacgacaaaaatgacaaaaatgacaaaaatgacaaaaatgacaaaaatgacaaaaatgacaaaaatgacaaaaatgacaaaaatgacaaaaatgacaaaaatgacaaaaatgacaaaaatgacaaaaatgacaaaaatgacaaaaatgacaaaaatgacaaaaatgacaaaaatgacaaaaatgacaaaaatgacaaaaatgacaaaaatgacaaaaatgacaaaaatgacaaaaatgacaaaaatgacaaaaatgacaaaaatgacaaaaatgacaaaaatgacaaaaatgacaaaaatgacaaaaatgacaaaaatgacaaaaatgacaaaaatgacaaaaatgacaaaaatgacaaaaatgacaaaaatgacaaaaatgacaaaaatgacaaaaatgacaaaaatgacaaaaatgacaaaaatgacaaaaatgacaaaaatgacaaaaatgacaaaaatgacaaaaatgacaaaaatgacaaaaatgacaaaaatgacaaaaatgacaaaaatgacaaaaatgacaaaaatgacaaaaatgacaaaaatgacaaaaatgacaaaaatgacaaaaaagacaaaaatgacaaaaatgacaaaaatgacaaaaatgacaaaaatgacaaaaatgacaaaaatgacaaaaatgacaaaaatgacaaaaatgacaaaaatgacaaaaatgacaaaaatgacaaaaatgacaaaaatgacaaaaatgacaaaaattacaaaaatgacaaaaattacaaaaattacaaaaattacaaaaattacaaaaattacaaaaattacaaaaattacaaaaattacaaaaattacaaaaattacaaaaatgacaaaaattacaaaaattacaaaaattacaaaaattacaaaaattaccaaaattaccaaaactaccagaatgaccaaaatgacaaaaatgaaaaaaaaaacgaaaaaatgaccaaaatgacaaaaatgacctaaatgaccaaaatgacaaaaacgaaaaaaagaaaaaaatgacaaagatgacaaaagtgacaaaaatgacaaaaatgacaaaaatgacaaaaatgacaaaaatgacaaaaatgacaaaaatgacaaaaatgacaaaaatgacaaaaatgacaaaaatgacaaaaatgacaaaaatgacaaaaatgacaaaaatgacaaaaatgacaaaaatgacaaaaatgacaaaaatgacaaaaatgacaaaaatgacaaaaatgacaaaaatgacaaaaatgacaaaaatgacaaaaatgacaaaaatgacaaaaatgacaaaaatgacaaaaatgacaaaaatgacaaaaatgacaaaattgacaaaaatgacaaaaatgataataatgacaaaaatgacaaaaatgacaaaaatgacaaaaatgacaaaaatgacaaaaatgacaaaaatgacaaaaatgacaaaaatgacaaaaatgacaaaaatgacaaaaatgacaaaaatgacaaaaatgacaaaaatgacaaaaatgacaaaaatgacaaaaatgacaaaaatgacaaaaatgacaaaaatgacaaaaatgacaaaaatgacaaaaatgacaaaaatgacaaaaatgacaaaaatgacaaaaatgacaaaaatgacaaaaatgacaaaaatgacaaaaatgacaaaaatgacaaaaatgacaaaaatgacaaaaatgacaaaaatgacaaaaatgacaaaaatgacaaaaatgacaaaaatgacaaaaatgacaaaaatgacaaaaatgacaaaaatgacaaaaatgacaaaaatgacaaaaatgacaaaaatgacaaagattaccaaaattaccaaa is a window encoding:
- the LOC129739861 gene encoding translation initiation factor IF-2, mitochondrial, which produces MLYLRIISRVLANGTSHRMFLPHLRDSSAIAFESKNYTKRYLTTTALNFKRRKTAEEKKAPRVIEFSPKKKNSSQNGEVVDVWRNMTVADLAKTSSLSLEHIQEVMLYVKGAGSIEPKARLEDQKIVKEILSKCGLRMKIVAQPERSVIEEEAKDKDVVPRPPPLEENLKQRPPVVTVMGHVDHGKTTLLDSLRGASVAASEAGGITQHIGAFTVELDNGEKVTFLDTPGHAAFSAMRARGANLTDIIVLVVAADDGVMEQTKEVLQLAKEAKVPIIVAINKIDKPGSNSDRVRKELAQHGLALEGSGGDTIAVEVSALKGLHLEELTEAVSTQATLMDLRGEYVGLMEGVVVESKVDSHRGKLSTAIVTRGTLKKGSVLVSGLAWAKVRGLFDHAGHPVSEITPGMPVEILGWRELPSAGDIILEVDSERTAHSVMRWREAKSMLEKAEGEKDAITLKQMEHDEKYKAEREQQRLAGFYRRRHKGPKPKESGPEDPTPKVNVIIKGDVHGSVEAILDVLDTYDGSAHCRLNVVHYGVGDVIQSDLEMARLFNAVIYAFSVKTPNPAPKDVGIRPVNIIYRLVDDLKKEINTKLPLVDVEEQLGEANVLQLFDINEGRKKVTVLGCRCTKGVLKKASKFKLVRAGETLAEAIELDSMRHLKNEVDAIKKDVECGLRLADQDIAVKAGDTLVCYKINQEPQETDWDPGF